A window of Vibrio ishigakensis contains these coding sequences:
- a CDS encoding response regulator, translating into MSQLLKVPSTFVWGTAFISFFPAALLLLGISFDTSSQLIDIEPLLNASLTEIKEAIYPSFAGSFTHTILEWASISIAVLTVFVAFAHFKIKRDAVTPIIGVALFTAGLMDAFHALAADRLISAAAPNEYFVPFTWAIARLFNASITMAGVCLLLIYGNKKAKLSFVFSVTVIFGLVAYAIMAFCATQPSLPQTIYPNAFISRPWDIGPLVLYFVCGLWLYPKFYKRQPSLFTQALWISLIPQIMTELHMAFGSTGLYDSHFNIAHFLKIVAYAVPFIGLLLDYIKTYQSKQRLEQALLAEKNNLETMVRGRTLELEKSEAMTKSIIETALDAIILIDKNARIITWNKHANLTYGWTEQEVLGKPITDIFELDNDTYNYTSELETLLTTGVNPLKNKRLEVMAHSKHGQAFPIELTFSPILQGNDYVFSTISRDISARKQGEDELKAARESAVKANSIKSEFLANMSHEIRTPMNAIIGMSDLALETKLDSKQHNYVYNINRSANSLLGIINDILDFSKIEAGKLYMESIPFRIEDVLDELAAMLSFKAEKKSVELLFDIPPALPEGLIGDPLRLNQVLINLGDNAIKFTEVGEVIISVRLIEQAKGWCRLKFSVKDSGIGIDKQKIDSLFNSFTQADTSTTREFGGTGLGLTISRKIAEIMDGELTCESELSKGSTFSFTAKFQQDEVQESSPTTNYPSYKVLIVDDNQSSRDILNNILTSFGMSCDQAENGSLALEKIKTADSNRAPYELIIIDWQMPEIDGIEVVKRIQTLDIVSAPPAVVMVTAHGKQKAQEAASGTPIKSFLTKPVTPSTLLDSILVEKGKEILHQNRAAVREEEVEKAIDGLRGAKILLVEDNAINLELAVDVLNRQDIDVITAKNGVEAIRQLEQQVFDGVLMDCQMPIMDGYEATRNIRNNESFKQLPILAMTANAMAGDKEKVLEAGMNDHITKPINRRRLFLTMAKWIKPAQPLLKKAPKEKTEDPVSIPEIKGINLNAGLAICNDSPSLYLSLLKNLVEQESDFKARFQHHLADRNIKSATLCAHTLKGVSGNLAAEKVYQAAFELEEACKQGNYEQIHERAKPVFRLLEDLLSNIKVAIEDLAIEKPNLLTDKDLCELLHSILILLESSDTEAIEQIEDISITHHGDEIEKLLNELRNAADNYDFNQAMASCQKLLSALDCEMDGDDTNA; encoded by the coding sequence ATGTCTCAGTTGTTAAAAGTTCCATCTACATTTGTGTGGGGCACTGCATTTATATCCTTTTTCCCCGCAGCACTTTTGTTACTTGGGATTAGCTTCGATACATCAAGCCAACTGATTGATATTGAACCCCTGCTGAACGCTTCTCTCACTGAAATCAAAGAAGCTATATATCCAAGCTTCGCTGGTTCGTTTACTCACACCATTTTAGAGTGGGCATCAATAAGTATCGCGGTGTTAACCGTATTCGTTGCCTTTGCTCACTTTAAAATTAAGAGGGATGCGGTTACCCCTATTATTGGGGTCGCTTTATTTACTGCTGGTTTAATGGATGCTTTTCATGCCTTAGCCGCAGATAGACTAATCTCAGCTGCTGCACCGAACGAATATTTCGTCCCTTTTACTTGGGCAATAGCAAGACTTTTCAACGCTAGCATAACCATGGCAGGTGTATGTCTATTGCTGATTTATGGTAATAAAAAGGCGAAGCTAAGCTTCGTCTTTTCGGTCACAGTGATCTTTGGGTTAGTGGCCTATGCAATTATGGCCTTCTGTGCAACCCAACCCTCTCTCCCACAAACGATCTATCCCAATGCATTCATTTCAAGACCTTGGGATATAGGGCCATTAGTATTGTACTTTGTGTGTGGACTTTGGCTGTATCCTAAGTTTTACAAGCGCCAGCCTTCCCTTTTCACTCAAGCTCTATGGATAAGTCTTATTCCTCAGATTATGACTGAGCTACATATGGCTTTCGGTTCCACTGGTCTCTACGACAGTCATTTCAACATTGCTCATTTCCTAAAGATTGTTGCTTACGCTGTACCCTTCATCGGCCTCCTACTCGACTACATCAAAACCTATCAATCGAAGCAAAGATTAGAACAGGCTTTATTAGCCGAAAAGAACAACCTAGAAACAATGGTTAGAGGCAGGACACTAGAGCTAGAAAAAAGCGAAGCAATGACAAAATCAATTATTGAAACGGCATTGGATGCAATCATTCTAATTGATAAAAACGCTCGCATTATTACTTGGAATAAACATGCAAATCTAACCTATGGGTGGACAGAGCAAGAAGTGTTGGGCAAGCCTATTACCGATATCTTCGAGCTGGATAACGACACGTATAACTACACTTCTGAACTTGAAACTCTGCTAACGACGGGAGTTAACCCTCTAAAAAACAAGAGGCTAGAGGTTATGGCTCACAGTAAACATGGCCAAGCTTTTCCCATAGAGCTCACCTTCTCTCCTATTCTACAAGGTAATGATTATGTCTTTAGTACAATATCTAGAGACATTAGTGCTCGAAAACAAGGAGAAGACGAACTCAAAGCGGCTCGAGAGTCAGCAGTAAAAGCAAATAGTATAAAAAGTGAGTTCTTGGCGAATATGAGTCATGAAATACGCACACCAATGAATGCAATTATTGGTATGTCTGACTTGGCATTGGAGACAAAACTCGATTCAAAACAACATAACTACGTTTACAACATCAACCGCTCTGCCAACTCATTACTTGGCATCATCAATGACATTCTAGATTTCTCAAAGATTGAGGCGGGTAAGCTTTATATGGAAAGTATTCCTTTCCGTATAGAGGATGTACTCGATGAATTGGCTGCCATGCTCAGTTTTAAAGCTGAAAAAAAGTCGGTTGAACTTCTCTTCGACATCCCTCCAGCATTACCTGAAGGTCTAATTGGTGATCCGCTTAGGTTAAATCAAGTTTTAATTAACCTTGGAGATAACGCCATCAAGTTTACCGAAGTCGGTGAAGTCATCATTTCCGTACGTCTAATCGAACAAGCTAAGGGATGGTGTCGTCTCAAATTTAGCGTCAAAGATAGTGGTATAGGTATTGATAAACAAAAGATAGATTCCCTATTCAACTCTTTTACACAAGCTGACACCTCTACAACCAGAGAGTTTGGAGGGACAGGCCTGGGCCTTACCATTAGTCGAAAGATCGCAGAAATTATGGATGGCGAATTAACTTGCGAAAGCGAGCTATCCAAAGGGTCTACCTTTTCATTTACCGCCAAGTTTCAGCAAGATGAGGTGCAAGAGAGTAGCCCCACAACAAATTATCCAAGTTATAAAGTTCTAATCGTCGATGACAATCAGAGCTCAAGAGACATATTAAACAACATATTGACTTCGTTCGGTATGTCTTGCGATCAAGCTGAGAACGGAAGCTTAGCACTAGAAAAAATCAAAACTGCGGACTCAAATAGAGCACCCTATGAGCTGATAATCATTGATTGGCAGATGCCAGAGATCGATGGTATCGAGGTAGTTAAACGCATACAAACACTAGACATTGTATCGGCACCACCAGCTGTTGTAATGGTGACCGCGCATGGTAAACAAAAGGCTCAAGAGGCCGCCAGCGGAACTCCGATCAAGTCGTTTCTAACGAAACCAGTCACCCCTTCAACACTACTAGACTCTATTTTGGTTGAAAAAGGAAAAGAGATACTTCACCAAAACCGAGCAGCAGTGCGAGAAGAAGAAGTTGAAAAGGCTATAGACGGACTGCGCGGCGCTAAAATTCTGCTTGTTGAAGATAATGCTATTAACTTGGAGTTGGCTGTCGACGTCCTTAATCGACAAGATATCGATGTTATCACAGCCAAAAATGGAGTTGAGGCAATACGACAACTGGAACAACAAGTATTCGATGGTGTACTGATGGATTGCCAAATGCCAATAATGGATGGTTACGAGGCAACCCGAAACATTCGCAACAACGAAAGCTTTAAGCAGCTGCCTATCCTTGCTATGACCGCAAACGCCATGGCAGGCGATAAAGAGAAAGTCCTTGAGGCTGGAATGAATGACCACATCACAAAGCCAATAAATCGCCGTAGGCTCTTCTTAACAATGGCCAAATGGATAAAACCAGCGCAACCGTTATTAAAGAAAGCGCCGAAAGAAAAAACAGAAGACCCAGTATCCATTCCTGAAATTAAGGGAATAAACCTTAATGCAGGTCTAGCGATTTGCAATGATAGCCCCTCTCTTTATCTTTCACTTCTTAAAAATCTAGTGGAACAAGAGAGTGACTTTAAAGCTCGATTCCAGCATCACCTTGCCGACCGCAATATCAAAAGCGCCACACTATGTGCGCACACTCTTAAAGGCGTTTCCGGCAACCTTGCTGCTGAAAAGGTATATCAAGCTGCTTTTGAGTTGGAAGAAGCGTGTAAGCAAGGTAATTATGAGCAGATTCATGAGCGCGCGAAGCCTGTTTTTAGGCTTCTAGAGGATTTACTTTCAAACATTAAAGTTGCGATTGAGGACCTAGCCATTGAGAAACCGAATCTGCTCACTGATAAAGATCTCTGTGAGCTACTTCATTCTATTTTGATACTACTGGAGTCATCGGATACAGAGGCTATTGAGCAGATAGAAGACATCTCAATCACTCATCATGGTGATGAGATTGAGAAGCTATTGAATGAGCTAAGAAATGCAGCAGACAACTACGATTTCAATCAAGCAATGGCCTCATGCCAAAAACTACTTTCGGCATTAGATTGTGAGATGGACGGCGATGATACTAACGCTTAA
- a CDS encoding CHASE domain-containing protein, whose protein sequence is MSLNNNRHLLFVIPTLAVIMMGFIVIFGWFTSNDTLTKMNPNFVSMQFNTALYFVLSGFGLLSLLSERLKLTALFGLVTVATCSITLSQYIFGFNAGFDQFFIAASSDLYTSHPGRMAPNTALGFIATGLALVCGASKVSNSNAVIGSLASFIFALGFVALGGYLTDINTAYGWGSVTYMAVHTATAFTVVGVIFLSYAIGKEQEKDSNNSLPSWLHWPIGIWGITITITIWEALNQYNLSNLKPHYISQGLATESLLVFGILLTIVVAWAVRSTYYTVPRVEPSLNRKSAPVITIVLGFLLSGAVLQLLHNNFQAKVTSQFNKASEDLGKSMGFAMGAYSEVLYDLRSLFQASQHVEPYEFQQIVQHDLKRLPGIRSLQWIPKVDNEERNDFEAKISASLKRPYEIKQIEENRTLTKAEPRQFYYPVTYLEPFTPNAAALGIDLNYNQEIERILQSSVQLNEVIATKRIDLIQTPENSFGVLAALPVFKLDQGLASSADRNDALQGFVVLVIEVGPMIDGILDKYLEPTGLNLTFSDVIDNSLVAPLYSHTSRIATKTQPSEQLTKNITLKFANRDWLLTASAANTDLYPSFSFAIALPPLTILIIAFSLAFFIRQTMRRDKEQLALLGELAAKESHLETLVHTIPGTTCTHLIDKDWTVEFISDDVEHLTGLSPSMFVGKQTRTLMEYIHPDDFQRVKDHIVLSVESKQSFELEYRIVHKAGKTVWVYEKGQAEYDESGRAVRVHCTLLDISERKAQEQALAIAKEEAELANIAKSQFLANMSHEIRTPMNAIIGLSHLALESDLNQRQYNYVKKVHSSAKSMLAIINDILDFSKIENGKLTIQHKEFYIDDLFENISNLISFQAEEKGLELAFNLPTTIPSPLIGDSLRISQVLINLVNNAVKFTPSGSISVSVSAKTMTDNQCELHFTVSDTGIGIPKDQAQQLFLPFSQLDSSSTRDFGGTGLGLVICKNLVELMDGTIWVDSEESVGSDFQFTLPLTKSDQTAPAYSLKHEIADKPVEAIIIKSEATVLTHLDRRLCELGVQKVNFGDLHQIQQSLSLNNESQSSHYLIFIDYSLFSDSLNEALSVISNSHNKISLIVLTPQNIDRDSIEAQSRNIFSLSKPYLPSSLMSVILKAVNSKHQEPITSHVSDKSIEQFVSRIGSAHILVVEDNLINQEITQELLRSNGMRVTIANNGLEATQLANEKTFDAILMDCQMPIMDGYEATQKIRQLPQASEIPIIAMTANAMAGDREKEISAGMNDHISKPIDVEAVFETLAKWIEAPLSNSPSKNQVSEPSIEIDFSTLENVNTKEGLARCQGNQRLYWNLLNDFAKSQASFIKRFNDATEQGDPEKLGHLAHELKGVSANIGATMISELASSLERADKADKTEISTILEGLKLYLEKAVTQINAMTPTENTEATHTSSTSDSEAVSSARTTLMHLEKLLIESDIEAQDVIVQLVNDPNLQDYNLELTTLEGYIYDFDFKEALDYFKKLKGLMII, encoded by the coding sequence ATGAGCCTCAATAACAACCGTCATCTGCTGTTTGTGATACCAACCCTCGCTGTCATTATGATGGGCTTCATAGTCATATTTGGCTGGTTCACCAGTAATGACACTCTAACCAAAATGAACCCAAACTTTGTGTCAATGCAGTTCAACACAGCGTTATACTTTGTATTGTCTGGCTTTGGTTTGTTGTCTCTTTTAAGTGAACGTCTAAAGCTCACAGCTCTATTTGGCTTAGTGACTGTAGCGACCTGTAGCATCACGCTATCCCAGTATATTTTTGGATTTAATGCAGGATTTGATCAGTTTTTCATTGCAGCATCGAGTGACCTTTACACATCTCATCCGGGCCGAATGGCTCCAAATACAGCTTTAGGATTTATCGCGACGGGTTTAGCCCTAGTTTGTGGTGCTAGTAAGGTTAGTAACTCCAATGCGGTTATAGGTAGCCTTGCTTCTTTTATTTTCGCTCTCGGTTTTGTAGCTCTGGGCGGCTATCTAACGGACATCAACACCGCTTACGGATGGGGCTCCGTCACTTACATGGCAGTACATACTGCAACAGCTTTTACCGTTGTTGGTGTGATTTTCCTGTCTTACGCCATTGGTAAAGAACAAGAGAAAGACTCAAACAACAGCCTTCCATCATGGTTACATTGGCCCATAGGAATCTGGGGCATTACTATCACAATCACCATATGGGAAGCACTCAATCAATACAATCTAAGCAACTTAAAACCCCACTACATTAGTCAAGGGTTAGCTACAGAAAGCTTGTTGGTGTTTGGTATTTTGTTAACCATAGTCGTGGCTTGGGCCGTGCGAAGCACATATTACACGGTCCCAAGAGTCGAGCCGTCACTGAATCGCAAGTCTGCTCCTGTCATCACCATAGTGCTTGGCTTTCTTCTTTCAGGTGCTGTGTTGCAACTACTGCACAATAATTTTCAAGCTAAGGTGACATCTCAGTTTAACAAGGCATCAGAGGATCTTGGCAAATCGATGGGTTTTGCCATGGGTGCCTATTCAGAAGTTCTCTATGATCTGAGGTCTCTGTTCCAAGCCTCGCAACATGTGGAGCCCTATGAATTTCAACAAATAGTGCAACACGATCTTAAGCGCTTGCCTGGAATTCGTTCTCTGCAATGGATTCCCAAGGTTGATAACGAAGAGCGCAATGACTTTGAGGCCAAAATTAGCGCTAGCTTAAAGCGACCATATGAAATAAAACAAATAGAAGAAAACCGGACACTTACTAAAGCCGAGCCTAGACAGTTTTACTATCCGGTCACTTATTTAGAGCCTTTCACTCCGAACGCTGCCGCACTCGGTATTGACCTAAATTACAATCAAGAGATTGAACGTATTCTGCAATCTTCAGTGCAACTCAATGAGGTGATTGCGACAAAACGCATCGATTTAATACAGACGCCTGAAAACTCATTTGGTGTGCTGGCTGCCCTACCCGTTTTTAAGCTCGACCAAGGTTTAGCTAGCTCAGCGGATCGTAATGATGCATTACAGGGCTTCGTTGTTCTGGTTATTGAGGTGGGACCAATGATCGATGGTATTTTAGATAAATATCTAGAACCCACGGGACTTAATCTTACCTTTTCCGATGTTATAGATAACAGTCTAGTTGCGCCTCTCTATTCACACACATCACGCATCGCGACCAAGACGCAACCAAGTGAACAACTAACCAAAAATATCACGTTGAAATTTGCCAATCGCGATTGGCTTTTAACCGCTTCAGCTGCAAACACGGATTTATATCCTTCTTTTTCATTTGCCATTGCTCTACCTCCACTCACTATCTTGATTATTGCGTTCAGTCTTGCATTTTTTATCCGCCAAACCATGAGAAGGGATAAAGAGCAACTGGCACTCTTAGGAGAACTCGCAGCCAAGGAAAGCCATTTAGAGACGCTTGTTCATACCATCCCCGGAACGACGTGCACACATTTGATAGACAAAGATTGGACGGTTGAATTCATCAGTGATGATGTCGAACATCTCACTGGCCTCAGCCCATCAATGTTTGTGGGAAAACAAACTCGAACCTTGATGGAATACATACACCCAGATGACTTTCAACGAGTAAAAGACCACATAGTGCTGTCGGTTGAGTCAAAACAGAGCTTTGAGCTCGAATACAGAATTGTTCACAAGGCTGGCAAAACAGTCTGGGTCTATGAAAAGGGCCAAGCAGAATACGATGAATCAGGCAGAGCGGTTCGAGTACATTGCACCTTACTAGATATCAGTGAACGTAAAGCTCAAGAGCAAGCGCTTGCGATTGCAAAAGAAGAGGCAGAACTTGCCAACATCGCTAAAAGTCAGTTCTTAGCAAATATGAGTCACGAAATCCGTACTCCGATGAATGCCATCATTGGCCTATCGCATCTAGCATTGGAAAGTGACCTGAATCAGCGACAGTACAACTACGTTAAAAAAGTGCATAGCTCGGCGAAGTCCATGCTCGCTATTATCAATGACATTTTAGATTTTTCGAAAATAGAAAATGGAAAGCTCACCATTCAACATAAGGAATTCTATATCGATGATCTGTTCGAAAATATCAGCAACTTGATAAGCTTCCAAGCCGAAGAAAAAGGGCTAGAACTGGCGTTCAACCTCCCTACAACTATCCCGAGTCCTCTGATTGGAGATTCTTTAAGAATCAGCCAAGTACTGATAAATCTAGTCAACAATGCTGTTAAGTTTACGCCCAGCGGCTCCATCTCAGTTTCCGTCTCTGCCAAGACGATGACAGACAACCAGTGTGAACTACATTTTACCGTTTCAGATACCGGCATAGGTATACCAAAAGACCAAGCTCAGCAGCTGTTTTTACCCTTTAGTCAACTTGATAGCTCATCTACACGGGACTTCGGAGGTACTGGGCTAGGATTGGTGATTTGCAAGAATTTAGTTGAGCTGATGGACGGAACCATTTGGGTTGATAGTGAAGAGTCAGTAGGTAGCGATTTTCAATTCACTCTTCCCTTAACTAAGAGTGACCAGACAGCTCCTGCATACTCGTTGAAACATGAAATCGCAGATAAACCCGTTGAAGCTATTATCATCAAGTCTGAAGCGACTGTTCTCACCCATTTAGACCGTCGCCTCTGTGAACTGGGCGTTCAGAAGGTAAACTTTGGTGATCTACACCAAATACAGCAAAGCCTATCACTTAATAATGAATCTCAATCAAGCCACTATCTGATATTCATTGATTACTCATTGTTCAGTGACAGTTTAAATGAGGCCTTGAGTGTTATCTCAAACAGCCATAACAAGATCTCTCTTATCGTATTAACACCACAAAACATAGATAGAGATTCGATTGAAGCGCAGAGTAGAAATATTTTCTCGCTATCAAAGCCCTATCTACCCTCTTCATTGATGAGCGTGATTCTTAAAGCCGTCAATTCAAAACACCAAGAGCCAATCACATCTCATGTTAGCGACAAGAGCATTGAACAGTTTGTCTCTCGAATCGGCTCTGCTCATATATTAGTTGTGGAAGACAACTTGATAAATCAAGAAATCACTCAAGAGCTTCTGCGTTCCAATGGCATGCGGGTCACTATCGCAAACAATGGGTTGGAAGCGACACAGTTAGCAAATGAAAAGACATTTGACGCCATATTAATGGACTGTCAAATGCCTATCATGGATGGTTATGAAGCAACGCAAAAAATCCGTCAATTACCGCAAGCCAGTGAGATTCCAATCATTGCGATGACCGCAAATGCAATGGCTGGAGATAGAGAAAAAGAAATCTCCGCAGGGATGAATGATCACATATCTAAACCTATTGATGTCGAAGCGGTCTTTGAAACGCTTGCAAAGTGGATTGAAGCCCCTTTATCCAACAGCCCTTCGAAGAATCAAGTATCAGAACCTAGTATAGAGATTGATTTCTCCACCCTGGAAAACGTAAACACTAAAGAAGGGCTCGCTCGTTGTCAGGGAAATCAACGCCTATATTGGAATCTACTAAACGACTTTGCGAAATCGCAAGCCTCCTTCATCAAGCGTTTCAATGATGCTACTGAGCAAGGTGACCCTGAAAAATTGGGTCACCTCGCACACGAATTAAAAGGCGTATCAGCCAATATTGGAGCCACTATGATTAGTGAATTAGCGAGTAGCCTTGAAAGAGCAGATAAAGCAGATAAAACCGAGATATCTACGATACTAGAAGGACTCAAGCTATACCTTGAAAAAGCAGTTACTCAAATTAATGCCATGACGCCAACAGAAAACACTGAAGCTACGCACACCAGTTCAACCTCTGATAGCGAGGCGGTTTCTAGTGCACGAACCACTCTGATGCATCTAGAAAAGCTGTTGATAGAGAGTGATATCGAGGCACAAGATGTGATCGTACAGCTAGTTAATGATCCCAATCTTCAAGATTACAATCTCGAGCTAACCACACTTGAGGGATACATTTATGACTTTGACTTCAAAGAGGCACTAGATTATTTCAAGAAGCTTAAAGGCCTGATGATTATCTAA
- a CDS encoding response regulator codes for MSKQGHTILVVDDAPANIRLITSYLKNQYRVLAATSGESALQIIKKQNTDLVLLDINMPGMSGFETCERIKSTPESQSLPVILISSTVDEDSVKKSSTVGASYCLQKPLVGEDLLTNIENLLSNK; via the coding sequence ATGAGCAAACAGGGTCACACAATCTTAGTTGTCGATGATGCCCCAGCAAACATCCGATTAATCACCAGCTACCTAAAGAACCAATACCGTGTTCTAGCCGCCACCTCTGGCGAGAGTGCGCTACAAATTATTAAAAAACAGAACACAGATTTGGTTCTGTTAGATATAAATATGCCTGGTATGAGTGGGTTTGAAACCTGTGAACGAATCAAGTCAACTCCAGAGTCGCAATCATTACCGGTCATTTTAATCAGTTCTACTGTGGATGAAGACTCAGTAAAGAAATCATCTACTGTAGGCGCCTCGTACTGCCTACAAAAACCATTGGTTGGAGAGGATCTACTCACCAACATAGAGAATCTACTAAGCAATAAATAG
- a CDS encoding AAA-like domain-containing protein produces the protein MMNHQEAKDLLSTLLPAESLNMVRVEVFRLSWEGKGYNIISEETGYDHDYVRKGGAWLWKTLSEVLECSVTKRNFRPLLEKALAANSEALAHELEYPGGIISFTSPFYIERTEQEKAVYNEVLRDGAVIRIKGPRKMGKSSLALRLLDHVESEGYRIVNIDFTHASSKTLSDLDQLLYWTMTQVISQLRLSIDLDDHWNALIGSKLSTSNLLHDILDDLDRPLLLVIKELNLVYEYEDVSKNFLPLLRSWFEESKHAPAMKKLRQLLIYSTEVYVNLDINLSPFNVGLPIELKGFDGDQLESLANIYGYRWKNDGKATSPITMLLSSLGGHPYLCQLALYSMASSSEIIESPTQSLKQLLSNASKPGGVFSHFLQLILVDLNNNQSAMSALRKLESAQEPLTRVEMYQLERLGVINIIEGEPQIVNQMIYKYLLSNI, from the coding sequence ATGATGAATCACCAAGAAGCCAAAGATCTTTTGAGCACTCTTCTGCCCGCAGAAAGCCTCAATATGGTCAGAGTTGAAGTATTCAGACTCTCTTGGGAAGGGAAAGGCTACAACATAATTTCAGAAGAAACAGGGTACGATCACGACTATGTGCGGAAAGGTGGCGCATGGCTTTGGAAAACGCTTAGCGAAGTATTGGAGTGCTCTGTTACTAAGAGAAATTTCCGCCCTTTGCTAGAAAAAGCGCTTGCCGCCAACAGTGAAGCCCTTGCCCATGAACTAGAGTATCCGGGTGGCATAATATCGTTTACATCCCCATTTTATATTGAACGAACAGAACAAGAAAAAGCCGTTTACAATGAAGTACTTCGCGATGGTGCGGTGATCAGAATCAAAGGCCCCCGAAAAATGGGTAAAAGCTCTCTCGCACTGAGGCTATTAGACCATGTTGAGTCGGAAGGCTATCGCATAGTCAATATCGACTTTACACACGCTTCTAGCAAAACACTTTCTGATTTGGACCAACTGCTCTACTGGACAATGACACAGGTTATTTCTCAGCTAAGACTGAGCATAGACCTAGATGATCATTGGAACGCTCTTATAGGTAGCAAGCTGAGTACCAGCAATCTGCTTCACGATATCTTGGATGACCTTGACCGACCATTGCTACTCGTTATCAAAGAACTGAACCTAGTCTATGAGTATGAAGACGTCAGTAAAAACTTCTTGCCTCTATTACGCTCATGGTTTGAGGAGTCCAAACACGCACCAGCAATGAAAAAACTGAGGCAGCTATTAATTTACTCTACCGAAGTGTATGTAAACCTAGATATCAATCTATCCCCTTTCAATGTGGGGCTTCCTATCGAACTCAAAGGCTTCGATGGCGACCAACTTGAATCTCTTGCAAACATTTACGGTTACCGATGGAAAAATGATGGTAAAGCGACAAGCCCAATCACCATGCTTCTATCCAGCCTAGGAGGGCACCCTTATCTGTGTCAATTGGCGCTATACAGCATGGCGAGTTCTTCAGAGATTATTGAGAGTCCTACTCAGTCACTGAAACAACTTCTGAGCAATGCAAGCAAACCAGGGGGAGTTTTTAGCCACTTCTTACAACTCATTCTTGTCGACTTGAATAATAATCAATCAGCCATGTCTGCCCTTAGAAAGCTTGAAAGTGCTCAAGAACCCTTAACCCGAGTAGAAATGTATCAACTCGAAAGACTCGGTGTGATCAACATAATTGAAGGCGAGCCACAGATAGTGAATCAAATGATTTACAAATATCTTTTGAGTAACATTTAG